A portion of the Cystobacter ferrugineus genome contains these proteins:
- a CDS encoding sensor histidine kinase → MPSPRPIRFLLYPALGEVREHVRVELFGRTLSEQLGRPVVMELSSSYELLEAELQRGQVDMVWATAEQCDAYEPRARAVLRAVRSGSWHYHAALVCRADAPLTLETLRGQRAAWVAPHSTGGHLLPVRFLAQRGLSPDSLFREQCFVGTYRRALQAVLAGEADVASVFASHSNEHAIRATLGAFLGPEHARLVPFLYTEPVLADGIILTPRLSEAEAQAIVAVLTRMNVDGSGLEMLMGPFRVEGFVLPSEAERSPTASRPMLGAEYLVAELDARERCHRVWAPAGRAFGRDITGADGRTLPELLGQEASDPLLSLARTVRQRGLGGRLDYRLDVGGEQRWYVAEITPCVSQEGAAGAHLGLLVRDVSGMRALEEPIYRLASFPLLHPEPLLELSQQGELRYANAATYSAFPELLEQQAQHPIIQAALQWAWRDASAGEPMPTVQLRGRDWELTVLRMSDPPGLRMFARDVTLRKQMEARLLQADRLSALGSLAAAVGHEMNNPLAFMLANLSFAREELERLGQLPRLRGEAGQALDDVLEALSETVQGALRLKHIVQDLRTLSRKPPEHRARVDVRPVLDNALKLVRGELVARARLERDFHEVPPVDADEARLSQLFLNLLLNAVQAMDVENCARNVLRVAVYTGEEGEVVVEVQDSGRGLPPEALSRIFEPVVTARAPHTGLGLSVSHAIVTSLGGTLRAESHEGRGTLLTLTLPEAGEQPWPRSEPDASLALLAG, encoded by the coding sequence ATGCCGTCGCCCAGGCCCATTCGCTTCCTGCTCTACCCGGCGCTCGGGGAGGTGCGGGAGCACGTTCGCGTCGAGCTGTTCGGCCGGACCTTGTCCGAGCAATTGGGACGTCCCGTGGTGATGGAGCTGTCGTCCTCCTATGAGTTGCTGGAGGCCGAGCTGCAACGGGGACAGGTGGACATGGTGTGGGCCACGGCCGAGCAATGTGACGCCTACGAGCCGCGGGCTCGGGCGGTGCTGCGGGCGGTGCGCTCGGGGAGCTGGCACTACCATGCGGCCCTGGTGTGCCGCGCGGATGCGCCGCTCACGCTCGAGACGCTGCGGGGCCAGCGCGCCGCGTGGGTGGCTCCTCACTCCACGGGGGGACACCTGCTGCCCGTGCGCTTCCTGGCCCAGCGGGGCCTGTCCCCGGACTCGCTCTTCCGCGAGCAGTGCTTCGTGGGCACCTACCGCCGGGCGCTCCAGGCGGTGCTCGCGGGCGAGGCGGACGTGGCGTCCGTGTTCGCCAGCCACTCCAACGAGCACGCCATCCGCGCCACCCTGGGGGCCTTCCTCGGCCCCGAGCATGCGCGGCTCGTTCCGTTCCTCTACACCGAGCCCGTCCTGGCCGATGGCATCATCCTCACCCCGCGGCTGTCCGAGGCGGAGGCCCAGGCGATCGTCGCCGTGCTCACGCGGATGAACGTCGATGGCTCGGGCCTGGAGATGTTGATGGGGCCCTTCCGGGTGGAGGGCTTCGTCCTTCCGTCCGAGGCGGAGCGCTCGCCCACCGCGAGCCGGCCGATGCTCGGCGCCGAGTACCTCGTGGCGGAGCTGGACGCGCGGGAGCGCTGCCACCGGGTGTGGGCGCCCGCGGGCCGGGCCTTCGGCCGGGACATCACCGGCGCCGACGGGCGCACGCTGCCGGAGCTGCTGGGTCAGGAGGCGAGCGATCCCCTGCTGTCCCTGGCCCGCACGGTGCGCCAGCGCGGCCTGGGCGGACGGTTGGACTACCGGCTGGACGTGGGTGGGGAGCAGCGCTGGTACGTGGCGGAAATCACCCCCTGCGTTTCCCAGGAAGGCGCGGCCGGGGCCCACCTCGGGCTGCTGGTGCGCGACGTCTCGGGAATGCGCGCCCTGGAAGAGCCCATCTACCGCCTGGCCTCCTTTCCTCTGCTGCATCCCGAGCCTCTGCTGGAACTGAGCCAGCAAGGCGAGCTGCGCTACGCCAACGCGGCCACGTACTCGGCCTTCCCGGAGCTGCTGGAGCAGCAGGCGCAGCACCCGATCATCCAGGCCGCGCTGCAGTGGGCCTGGCGTGACGCGTCCGCGGGCGAGCCCATGCCCACGGTGCAGCTTCGCGGCCGCGACTGGGAGCTCACGGTGTTGCGGATGAGCGATCCCCCCGGCCTGCGGATGTTCGCGCGCGACGTGACGCTGCGCAAGCAGATGGAGGCGCGGCTGCTCCAGGCGGATCGGCTCTCGGCGCTGGGCTCGCTGGCGGCGGCGGTGGGGCACGAGATGAACAACCCGCTGGCCTTCATGCTGGCCAACCTCTCCTTCGCGCGCGAGGAGCTGGAGCGGCTCGGCCAGTTGCCCCGCCTGCGCGGCGAGGCGGGGCAGGCGTTGGACGACGTGCTGGAGGCCCTGTCCGAGACGGTGCAGGGCGCGCTGCGCCTCAAGCACATCGTGCAGGACCTGCGCACGCTCTCACGCAAGCCGCCGGAGCACCGGGCGCGCGTGGACGTGCGGCCGGTGCTGGACAACGCGCTGAAGCTGGTGCGCGGCGAGCTGGTGGCCCGGGCGCGGCTGGAGCGCGACTTCCACGAGGTGCCGCCCGTGGACGCGGACGAGGCCCGGCTCAGCCAGCTCTTCCTCAACCTGCTGCTCAACGCGGTGCAGGCCATGGACGTGGAGAACTGCGCGCGCAACGTGCTGCGCGTGGCCGTCTACACGGGTGAGGAAGGCGAGGTGGTGGTGGAGGTCCAGGACTCGGGCCGGGGCCTGCCCCCCGAGGCGCTCTCGCGCATCTTCGAGCCCGTCGTCACCGCGCGCGCCCCGCACACCGGGCTGGGCCTGTCGGTGAGTCACGCCATCGTCACCAGCCTGGGCGGCACGCTGCGCGCCGAGAGCCACGAGGGCCGCGGCACGCTGCTCACCCTCACGCTGCCCGAGGCCGGAGAACAGCCCTGGCCCCGCTCGGAACCAGACGCCTCCCTGGCGCTGCTCGCCGGGTAG
- a CDS encoding TIGR02265 family protein has protein sequence MTASQISTEGESGLGTEMELQRRLSLATATDTVRGLSFHNLLDAVRQEMGDEAMARCQAQCVEKSFKSFFTYPVSDYLRLQYTAAWMLQEKYGSFDNAIRRMSSGLAPGFLSSVVGKAFMLLTKEGPRQLINNMPVAFRAAASFGELSVHWTGSRRGVLVTRRDFLLYLSHEGGLMGLFRTLGISTAAVRGRQVGPLDNEVEFSWE, from the coding sequence ATGACGGCGAGTCAAATCTCCACGGAGGGTGAGTCCGGGTTGGGGACGGAGATGGAGCTGCAACGGCGGCTCTCACTGGCGACGGCCACCGACACCGTGCGGGGATTGTCCTTCCACAACCTGCTCGACGCGGTGCGCCAGGAGATGGGCGACGAGGCGATGGCGCGCTGCCAGGCGCAGTGCGTGGAGAAGAGCTTCAAGAGCTTCTTCACCTATCCCGTCAGCGACTACCTCCGGCTGCAGTACACGGCGGCGTGGATGCTCCAGGAGAAGTACGGCTCGTTCGACAACGCCATCCGGCGCATGTCCTCGGGGCTCGCGCCCGGCTTCCTCAGCTCGGTGGTGGGCAAGGCGTTCATGCTGCTGACGAAGGAGGGGCCCCGGCAGCTCATCAACAACATGCCGGTGGCCTTCCGGGCGGCGGCGAGCTTCGGGGAGCTGTCCGTGCACTGGACGGGAAGCCGGCGGGGGGTGCTCGTCACCCGGCGCGACTTCCTGCTCTACCTCAGCCACGAGGGCGGGTTGATGGGGCTGTTCCGCACGCTGGGCATCTCCACCGCAGCGGTCAGGGGCCGGCAGGTGGGGCCGCTGGACAACGAGGTGGAGTTCTCCTGGGAGTGA
- a CDS encoding prenyltransferase/squalene oxidase repeat-containing protein encodes MEAIPQYQPELEATVIESLARARRALEQTQKADGRWLDFRFRFVVGDRDVISSQWVTAYVGQALARVGADPAVLRRARDWLKAHAHQEGGWGFSLATPADADSTANVVHFLSHTRGEPSDEAALAEACVQLLRYWDEAEEGFRTYRPAERPSLDGWASYPGSSWCDVHLCVSALAGRVLHAVGEPRHRPLLEACARRVRQQQSPEGFWEAYWWHGRTYTTRHAAELLQLEGDTSGAVARAVRWTLGTQREDGGWGNGIGGASTAFDTALALATLRLEPGPSGAALRSGLQWLVRTQRPEGDWDSAPLMRMPRPQEHAPWEDPQGCLLLPVLTDRNRLFTTATVVALLADCLEGPRPG; translated from the coding sequence ATGGAAGCCATTCCGCAGTACCAGCCAGAACTGGAAGCCACGGTCATCGAGTCGCTCGCGCGCGCCCGGCGCGCCCTGGAACAGACCCAGAAGGCGGATGGGCGCTGGTTGGATTTCCGCTTCCGGTTCGTGGTGGGAGACCGGGACGTCATCAGCTCACAGTGGGTCACCGCCTACGTCGGACAGGCATTGGCCCGGGTAGGCGCGGACCCAGCCGTGTTGCGGCGGGCGCGTGACTGGCTGAAGGCACATGCACATCAGGAGGGGGGCTGGGGCTTCAGCCTGGCCACCCCCGCCGACGCCGACTCCACCGCCAACGTGGTGCACTTCCTCTCGCACACCCGCGGCGAGCCCTCCGACGAGGCGGCGCTCGCCGAGGCCTGCGTGCAGTTGTTGCGCTACTGGGACGAAGCCGAGGAGGGCTTCCGCACGTACCGCCCCGCCGAGCGGCCCTCCCTGGACGGTTGGGCCAGCTATCCGGGCAGTAGCTGGTGTGACGTGCACCTGTGCGTCAGCGCCCTGGCCGGACGGGTGCTGCACGCCGTGGGAGAGCCGCGCCACCGGCCCCTGCTCGAGGCCTGTGCCCGCCGGGTGCGCCAACAGCAGTCACCCGAGGGCTTCTGGGAGGCGTATTGGTGGCATGGCCGGACGTACACCACCCGCCACGCGGCGGAGCTGCTCCAGCTCGAGGGGGACACGTCCGGGGCGGTGGCCCGCGCGGTGCGCTGGACGTTGGGCACCCAGCGGGAGGATGGAGGCTGGGGCAACGGCATCGGGGGCGCGTCCACGGCGTTCGACACCGCGCTCGCCCTCGCCACGCTGCGGCTCGAGCCCGGGCCCTCCGGCGCCGCGCTGCGCTCTGGCCTCCAATGGTTGGTGCGCACCCAGCGGCCCGAGGGGGACTGGGACAGCGCCCCCCTCATGCGGATGCCTCGCCCCCAGGAACACGCGCCCTGGGAGGATCCCCAGGGCTGCCTCCTGTTGCCCGTGCTCACGGATCGCAACCGGCTCTTCACCACCGCCACCGTGGTGGCGCTCCTGGCGGATTGCCTCGAGGGGCCACGCCCCGGATGA
- a CDS encoding EVE domain-containing protein translates to MSRNWIAVASAEHVLRGREAGFMQICHGKAAPLRRLQPGDRVIYYSPTVSFQGKDRLQAFTALGIVKPGEPYVFDMGGGFHPFRREVTWLPARVAPIQPLLESLDFSAGARNWGYRLRFGLFSISAHDLRLIAEAMGVPLQTAGAVKRV, encoded by the coding sequence ATGAGCCGGAATTGGATCGCGGTGGCCTCGGCCGAGCACGTCCTGCGCGGTCGCGAGGCGGGCTTCATGCAGATCTGCCACGGCAAGGCCGCGCCGCTGCGCCGCCTCCAGCCGGGGGACCGGGTCATCTACTACTCACCAACCGTCTCGTTCCAGGGCAAGGACAGGCTCCAGGCCTTCACGGCCCTGGGCATCGTGAAGCCCGGAGAGCCCTATGTCTTCGACATGGGCGGGGGATTCCATCCATTCCGCCGGGAGGTGACCTGGCTTCCGGCACGCGTCGCGCCGATCCAGCCCCTGCTCGAGTCCCTCGACTTCTCGGCGGGGGCGCGCAACTGGGGCTACCGGCTTCGCTTCGGGCTGTTCTCCATCAGTGCGCATGACCTGCGACTCATCGCGGAGGCCATGGGGGTGCCGCTACAGACGGCTGGAGCGGTCAAGCGCGTCTGA
- a CDS encoding VOC family protein — translation MAEPHFVLLYVDSAPVSAAFYSGLLGRPPVESSPTFALFILSSGGKLGLWSKHTVEPAATVTGGGGELAFAVADADTVRAMHTDWRGRGLTILQAPTDMDFGYTFVAIDPDGHRLRVYARSVS, via the coding sequence ATGGCCGAGCCCCATTTCGTCCTTCTCTATGTCGACAGCGCGCCCGTCAGTGCCGCCTTCTACTCCGGTCTGCTGGGACGGCCGCCCGTCGAGTCCTCGCCGACCTTCGCCTTGTTCATCCTGTCGTCGGGAGGCAAGCTGGGGCTCTGGTCGAAACACACGGTGGAGCCCGCCGCCACGGTGACGGGCGGCGGCGGTGAACTCGCCTTCGCGGTCGCCGATGCCGATACCGTCCGTGCAATGCACACGGATTGGCGTGGGCGTGGGCTGACCATCCTCCAGGCGCCGACCGACATGGACTTCGGCTACACGTTCGTCGCAATCGATCCCGACGGCCACCGCCTCCGGGTCTACGCCCGGAGCGTGTCATGA
- a CDS encoding helix-turn-helix transcriptional regulator — protein MSRAERLLELLQLLRRQRGPVSGATLADELGISLRTLYRDIASLQAQGAGIEGEPGFGYILRPGFMLPPLMFSEEELEALVLGSRWVTRRADDRLGLAARDALAKIAAVLPADLRDDLESSTLLVGPGEPLVTGELDLGAVRQAIRAERKLVITYRDLKEAESTRTIWPFALGFFDRVRVIIAWCELRQGFRHFRADRISVLTPSPTRYPRRRQTLLREWRELARVPPQ, from the coding sequence GTGTCCCGCGCTGAACGACTCCTCGAGCTGCTCCAGCTCCTCCGCCGGCAGAGAGGGCCGGTGAGCGGCGCGACGCTCGCCGACGAGCTCGGCATCAGCCTGCGCACGCTCTACCGCGACATCGCGAGCCTCCAGGCCCAAGGGGCCGGGATCGAGGGGGAGCCCGGGTTCGGGTACATCCTTCGCCCGGGCTTCATGCTCCCCCCTTTGATGTTCTCGGAGGAGGAGCTCGAGGCCCTCGTGCTCGGCTCGCGGTGGGTGACGCGCCGGGCGGACGACCGGCTCGGGCTCGCCGCGCGAGACGCGCTGGCCAAGATCGCCGCCGTGCTTCCAGCGGACCTGCGCGATGACCTCGAGTCCTCGACGCTGCTCGTGGGCCCGGGTGAGCCCCTCGTGACCGGAGAGCTGGACCTGGGAGCTGTCCGGCAGGCCATCCGGGCGGAGCGCAAGCTCGTCATCACGTACCGCGATCTCAAGGAGGCCGAGAGCACGCGGACGATCTGGCCCTTCGCGCTCGGCTTCTTCGACCGCGTGCGCGTCATCATCGCCTGGTGCGAGCTGCGCCAGGGCTTCCGGCACTTCCGCGCGGATCGGATCTCCGTGCTGACGCCTTCGCCAACGCGCTATCCGCGCCGGCGCCAGACCCTGCTGCGCGAGTGGCGGGAGCTCGCGCGCGTCCCTCCCCAGTAG
- the ahcY gene encoding adenosylhomocysteinase, with translation MRAVVDLNKFTDYKVADIKLAEWGRKEIAIAETEMPGLMAIRDEYAKSQPLKGARIAGSLHMTIQTAVLIQTLEALGAEVRWASCNIFSTQDHAAAAIAAGGTPVFAFKGETLEQYWDYTHRIFEWADGGSPNMILDDGGDATLLLHLGANAETDPSVLSKPGSEEETILFASIRKRLEKQPGWYSKTLKSIQGVTEETTTGVHRLYQMAKEGRLKFPAINVNDSVTKSKFDNIYGCRESLVDAIKRATDVMIAGKVAVVAGYGEVGKGSAQALRGLQAQVWVTEIDPICALQAAMEGYRVVTMDYAADKADIFVTATGNFQVLTHEHMKRMKNNAIVCNIGHFDNEIDVASLRQYKWDNIKPQVDHVIFPDNKRIILLAEGRLVNLGCGTGHPSYVMSSSFANQVLAQIEIFTKPGQYKPGVYMLPRHLDEKVARLQLSKLGAELTQLTPEQAKYIGVTQEGPYKSDHYRY, from the coding sequence ATGAGGGCTGTCGTCGATTTGAACAAGTTCACGGATTACAAGGTCGCGGACATCAAGCTGGCCGAGTGGGGCCGCAAGGAGATCGCGATCGCCGAGACCGAGATGCCCGGCCTCATGGCGATCCGCGACGAGTACGCCAAGAGCCAGCCGCTCAAGGGCGCGCGCATCGCGGGCTCGCTGCACATGACCATCCAGACCGCGGTGCTCATCCAGACGCTGGAGGCGCTCGGGGCGGAGGTGCGCTGGGCCTCGTGCAACATCTTCTCCACGCAGGACCACGCCGCGGCCGCCATCGCCGCGGGCGGCACCCCCGTGTTCGCCTTCAAGGGCGAGACGCTGGAGCAGTACTGGGACTACACGCACCGCATCTTCGAGTGGGCCGATGGCGGCTCGCCCAACATGATCCTCGATGATGGTGGCGACGCCACGCTGCTGCTGCACCTGGGCGCCAACGCGGAGACGGATCCGTCGGTGCTCTCCAAGCCGGGCAGCGAGGAGGAGACGATCCTCTTCGCCTCCATCCGCAAGCGGCTGGAGAAGCAGCCGGGCTGGTACTCCAAGACGCTCAAGAGCATCCAGGGCGTCACCGAGGAGACCACCACGGGCGTGCACCGGCTCTACCAGATGGCGAAGGAGGGCCGGCTCAAGTTCCCGGCCATCAACGTCAACGACTCGGTGACCAAGTCCAAGTTCGACAACATCTACGGCTGCCGCGAGTCGCTGGTGGACGCCATCAAGCGCGCCACGGACGTGATGATCGCGGGCAAGGTGGCCGTGGTGGCCGGCTATGGCGAGGTGGGCAAGGGCTCGGCGCAGGCGCTGCGCGGGCTGCAGGCCCAGGTGTGGGTCACCGAGATCGATCCCATCTGCGCCCTGCAGGCGGCGATGGAAGGCTACCGCGTGGTCACCATGGACTACGCCGCGGACAAGGCCGACATCTTCGTCACCGCCACGGGCAACTTCCAGGTGCTCACCCACGAGCACATGAAGCGGATGAAGAACAACGCCATCGTGTGCAACATCGGCCACTTCGACAACGAGATCGATGTGGCGAGCCTGCGTCAGTACAAGTGGGACAACATCAAGCCGCAGGTGGACCACGTCATCTTCCCGGACAACAAGCGCATCATCCTGCTCGCCGAGGGCCGGCTGGTGAACCTGGGCTGTGGCACCGGCCACCCGAGCTACGTGATGAGCTCCTCCTTCGCCAACCAGGTGCTGGCGCAGATCGAGATCTTCACCAAGCCGGGCCAGTACAAGCCGGGTGTGTACATGCTGCCGCGGCACCTGGATGAGAAGGTGGCGCGCCTGCAGCTCTCCAAGTTGGGCGCGGAACTCACCCAGCTCACCCCCGAGCAGGCGAAGTACATCGGCGTGACCCAGGAGGGTCCGTACAAGAGCGACCACTACCGCTACTAG